The genomic DNA CGCACGCCCAGATGAAGGCGACGCTGACGACCGTCAGGAGCGAAGACACGCGTTCGGCGCGCGTCAGACCCGTATCTTCCAGGTTGAACCCTCTGGTTTTCAACGCGGCGTGCAGATTTTCTGTTTGCCAGCGCAGGGCATACCGGCGCATGTTCGGCAGGGCGTGCCCCCGATACGCCAGGTACAGCATGTCACCGGCTGCGTTTTTCGTGGCCGCCACCCGCAGATTCACATCGTAGATGCGGGTCTGGCGATGCCAGACCCTGACTTCACCCACCTGAAGGTTCTTGAAGACCGCCCAGACCGGCATGCCGTGCGCGCCGATCGTGGCGCGAGCTGGGAGACGAATGCAGGGCGCAACCCCGT from Deinococcus radiotolerans includes the following:
- a CDS encoding IS4 family transposase; protein product: VWNGFSLPLMWTLLPHGGASRSCVREALVERFLKLCPDREIRCLLADREFIGQHWFRFLDQHGVAPCIRLPARATIGAHGMPVWAVFKNLQVGEVRVWHRQTRIYDVNLRVAATKNAAGDMLYLAYRGHALPNMRRYALRWQTENLHAALKTRGFNLEDTGLTRAERVSSLLTVVSVAFIWACVTGEVVARRTATKVKKHGHRAVSVFRLGLDHLQDLLL